The following proteins come from a genomic window of Micromonospora echinofusca:
- a CDS encoding ABC transporter permease — protein sequence MMAGTSPTAGAAAGYRPAATLPFGAEFRRQASRRRTQLALGFMVLLPLIILIAFQFDTGDDDDNGRGEFGSLVEFATSGGLNFTLFTIFVSASFLMVVVVALFCGDTVASEASWGSLRYLLAVPVPRARLLTVKLVVALVYSALALLLLAGTALLIGTLRYGWEPLRSTVAAQLEPGEGLLRLLGVLGYLAVVLLVVAGLAFLLSVVTDAALGAVGGAVLLWILSSILDQITALGALRAFLPTHYSTAWLGLLSTPVQTDDVVRGAISAISYATLFWGLAFWRFTRKDVTS from the coding sequence ATGATGGCGGGCACGTCACCCACGGCGGGCGCGGCGGCCGGCTACCGGCCGGCGGCGACCCTGCCGTTCGGCGCCGAGTTCCGGCGGCAGGCCTCCCGGCGGCGTACGCAGCTCGCGCTGGGTTTCATGGTGCTGCTGCCGTTGATCATCCTGATCGCGTTCCAGTTCGACACGGGCGACGACGACGACAACGGGCGCGGGGAGTTCGGCAGCCTGGTGGAGTTCGCCACGTCGGGCGGGCTGAACTTCACCCTCTTCACCATCTTCGTCTCGGCGTCGTTCCTGATGGTCGTGGTGGTGGCGCTGTTCTGCGGCGACACGGTGGCCAGCGAGGCGAGCTGGGGCAGCCTGCGGTACCTGCTGGCGGTGCCGGTGCCCCGGGCCCGCCTGCTGACGGTGAAGCTGGTGGTCGCGCTCGTCTACTCGGCCCTGGCGCTGCTGCTGCTCGCCGGCACCGCCCTGCTGATCGGCACGCTGCGCTACGGCTGGGAGCCGCTGCGCAGCACCGTGGCGGCCCAGCTCGAACCGGGCGAGGGGCTGCTGCGGCTGCTGGGGGTGCTCGGCTACCTGGCGGTCGTACTCCTGGTGGTGGCCGGACTGGCGTTCCTGCTGTCGGTGGTCACGGACGCCGCGCTCGGCGCGGTCGGCGGCGCGGTGCTGCTCTGGATCCTCTCCAGCATCCTCGACCAGATCACCGCGCTGGGCGCGCTGCGCGCGTTCCTGCCGACGCACTACAGCACCGCCTGGCTGGGCCTGCTCTCGACGCCGGTGCAGACCGACGACGTGGTACGCGGCGCGATCTCCGCGATCAGCTACGCGACGCTGTTCTGGGGGCTGGCGTTCTGGCGCTTCACCCGCAAGGACGTCACCAGCTAA
- a CDS encoding DoxX family protein, with translation MLADRIGGPALSLFRAVVGLLFLCHGLASLLGILGGSRGTGEAVPLGEWPGWWAALIQAVCGGLVLVGLLTRPAALLASGSMAYAYFVVHQPDALLPLRNGGELAVLFCWSFLLIAVFGPGAWALDTLLRARRPAGSRSVTV, from the coding sequence ATGCTCGCTGACCGGATCGGTGGCCCGGCCCTGTCCCTGTTCCGCGCCGTCGTCGGACTGCTCTTCCTCTGCCACGGCCTGGCCTCACTGCTCGGGATCCTCGGCGGCAGCCGGGGCACCGGCGAGGCGGTCCCGCTCGGCGAGTGGCCGGGCTGGTGGGCCGCGCTGATCCAGGCGGTCTGCGGCGGCCTGGTCCTCGTCGGGCTGTTGACCCGGCCGGCGGCCCTGCTGGCGTCCGGCTCGATGGCGTACGCGTACTTCGTGGTGCACCAGCCCGACGCGCTGCTCCCGCTACGCAACGGCGGTGAGCTGGCCGTCCTGTTCTGCTGGTCGTTCCTGCTGATCGCCGTGTTCGGCCCCGGCGCGTGGGCGCTCGACACCCTGCTGCGCGCCCGGCGCCCCGCCGGCTCCCGCTCGGTGACCGTCTGA
- the thrC gene encoding threonine synthase yields MTSTFAPSGIDTAASPARALVCRACSARYPLAAQHACYECFGPLEVDYDAAALATVTREQIEAGPRNMWRYAALLPAGQDPATRVTLDPGFTPLVAAPHLAAELGVTGPLWVKDDSANPTHSFKDRVVSVALTAARALGFSRYACASTGNLANSVAAHAARAGAPSVVFIPGDLEQGKVITTAVYGGELVAIDGSYDDVNRLCGELVETDEFEDTAFVNVNVRPYYAEGSKTLGYEVAEQLGWRIPAQVVIPMASGELLTKIDKAFAELVEIGLVEAPAGGWKVFGAQSAGCNPIATALHADTDTITPVRPTGIAKSLNIGDPAAGIYALEAVRRTGGWMEYVDDDEIRAGIRLLARTTGVFAETAGGVTVAVLRKLVESGRLDPTAETVVFNTGEGLKTLDAVAGQVGPTHRIKPSLRAARDAGLLG; encoded by the coding sequence ATGACGTCGACGTTCGCCCCCTCCGGCATCGACACCGCCGCCAGCCCCGCCCGCGCCCTGGTCTGCCGCGCCTGTTCGGCCCGCTATCCGCTCGCCGCCCAGCACGCCTGCTACGAGTGTTTCGGCCCGCTGGAGGTCGACTACGACGCCGCCGCGCTGGCGACGGTCACCCGGGAGCAGATCGAGGCGGGCCCGCGCAACATGTGGCGGTACGCGGCGCTGCTGCCCGCCGGGCAGGACCCGGCCACCCGGGTCACCCTCGACCCCGGCTTCACCCCGCTGGTGGCCGCCCCGCACCTGGCCGCCGAACTGGGCGTCACCGGCCCGCTCTGGGTCAAGGACGACAGCGCGAACCCGACCCACTCGTTCAAGGACCGGGTCGTCTCGGTGGCGTTGACCGCCGCCCGCGCGCTCGGCTTCAGCCGCTACGCCTGCGCCTCCACCGGAAACCTGGCCAACTCCGTCGCCGCGCACGCGGCCCGGGCCGGCGCGCCGTCGGTGGTCTTCATCCCCGGCGACCTGGAGCAGGGCAAGGTCATCACCACCGCCGTCTACGGCGGCGAGCTGGTCGCCATCGACGGCTCGTACGACGACGTGAACCGGCTCTGCGGCGAGCTGGTCGAGACGGACGAGTTCGAGGACACCGCGTTCGTCAACGTCAACGTGCGCCCCTACTACGCCGAGGGCTCGAAGACGCTCGGCTACGAGGTGGCCGAGCAGCTCGGCTGGCGGATCCCCGCGCAGGTGGTGATCCCGATGGCCTCCGGCGAACTGCTCACCAAGATCGACAAGGCTTTCGCCGAGCTGGTCGAGATCGGCCTGGTCGAGGCGCCGGCCGGCGGCTGGAAGGTGTTCGGCGCGCAGTCGGCCGGCTGCAACCCGATCGCCACCGCCCTGCACGCCGACACCGACACCATCACCCCCGTCCGGCCGACCGGCATCGCCAAGTCCCTGAACATCGGCGACCCGGCCGCCGGCATCTACGCCCTGGAGGCGGTGCGCCGCACGGGGGGCTGGATGGAGTACGTCGACGACGACGAGATCCGCGCCGGCATCCGCCTGCTGGCCCGCACCACCGGCGTCTTCGCCGAGACGGCCGGCGGCGTGACCGTGGCCGTGCTGCGCAAGCTGGTCGAGTCGGGCCGCCTGGACCCGACCGCCGAGACCGTCGTCTTCAACACCGGCGAGGGCCTCAAGACCCTCGACGCGGTGGCCGGCCAGGTCGGCCCCACCCACCGCATCAAGCCCTCGCTGCGCGCCGCCCGCGACGCCGGCCTCCTCGGCTGA
- a CDS encoding GNAT family N-acetyltransferase, translating to MSIAIAPLDAADQAAVDEAYRIGAAANDADLPDFPPFCRRRFEAAIRHPMPGNEPLWALARLDGVPAGYLALDLPQLDNTENATAEVVVHPQWRRRGVGRALHEHGVRLLRERGRKRVLAMAVSALPGGPARSGAAAAFAASTGARPALAEVRRRLDTTRLDHDGLAAALAEARGRAAGYDVLRWQGDTPEEYVADIAYLDGRLMADAPLGDVEWEPERIDVERVRGIERALRVRGRRRYHTAARHEASGRVVAWTLLDVGASADWHAFQQITIVDPEHRGHRLGLLTKVENLRHLLAHEPAVRAIDTFNAAENTHMVRINEQLGFRPVDGWTDWQLTI from the coding sequence ATGAGCATCGCGATCGCGCCGCTCGACGCCGCCGACCAGGCCGCCGTCGACGAGGCGTACCGGATCGGCGCGGCGGCCAACGACGCCGACCTGCCGGACTTCCCGCCCTTCTGCCGGCGGCGCTTCGAGGCGGCGATCCGGCACCCGATGCCGGGCAACGAGCCGCTCTGGGCGCTGGCCCGGCTCGACGGCGTGCCGGCCGGCTACCTCGCGCTGGACCTGCCGCAGCTCGACAACACCGAGAACGCCACGGCCGAGGTGGTGGTGCACCCGCAGTGGCGGCGCCGCGGCGTCGGGCGTGCGCTGCACGAGCACGGCGTACGCCTGCTGCGGGAGCGGGGCCGCAAGCGGGTGCTGGCGATGGCGGTCTCCGCTCTGCCCGGCGGCCCGGCCCGCTCCGGGGCCGCCGCCGCGTTCGCCGCGTCGACCGGCGCCCGGCCGGCGCTGGCGGAGGTCCGCCGCCGGCTCGACACCACCCGGCTCGACCACGACGGCCTGGCCGCCGCGCTGGCCGAGGCCCGGGGCCGGGCCGCCGGCTACGACGTCCTGCGTTGGCAGGGAGACACCCCCGAGGAGTACGTCGCCGACATCGCCTACCTGGACGGCCGGCTGATGGCCGACGCGCCCTTGGGCGACGTGGAGTGGGAGCCGGAGCGGATCGACGTCGAGCGGGTCCGTGGCATCGAGCGGGCACTGCGGGTGCGGGGGCGGCGGCGCTACCACACGGCGGCGCGCCACGAAGCGTCCGGCCGGGTGGTCGCCTGGACCCTGCTCGACGTCGGCGCGTCGGCCGACTGGCACGCGTTCCAGCAGATCACCATCGTCGACCCGGAGCACCGCGGTCACCGCCTCGGCCTGCTCACCAAGGTCGAGAACCTGCGCCACCTGCTGGCCCACGAGCCGGCGGTACGCGCGATCGACACCTTCAACGCGGCCGAGAACACCCACATGGTGCGGATCAACGAGCAACTCGGGTTCCGTCCCGTCGACGGTTGGACCGACTGGCAGCTCACCATCTGA
- the paaN gene encoding phenylacetic acid degradation protein PaaN: MTETPHPLYDRHADTLNRALTAITERGYWSAYPESPSPRVYGETAAADGKAAFEAYLGGDFPLDQPGAADRVATEASPFGVELGVRYPHAGADELVAAASAALPAWRDAGPQARAGVCLEILDRLHKHIFELANAVQFTSGQAFVMAFQAGGAHALDRALEAVAYAYAEMTRHPGTAGWEKAAGKGDPLRMSKTFHVVPRGVALVIGCNTFPTWNSYPGLFASLVTGNPVVVKPHPRAVLPLAITVKYAREVLAEAGFDPNLVLLAPEAPGEKLASTLALHPAVKIVDFTGSTEYGDWLEANARQAAVYTEKAGLNTVVIDSTDDFAGMCRNLGFTLTLYSGQMCTTSQNILIPSGGIETDQGHKSFDEVAGGIAAAVAKITADPARGVELTGAIVNDGVLERLDAVTKVGEAVLESRTVEHPAFPGAVVRTPTVVRLAADDTATYSQEWFGPISFAIATDSTAHSLEILRATVGEKGALTAAVYSTDEAVLDAAEAAAVEVGVHLSCNLTGGVFVNQSAAFSDFHGSGANAAANSALTDGAYVANRFRIVQSRRHA; the protein is encoded by the coding sequence ATGACGGAGACCCCGCACCCCCTGTACGACAGGCACGCCGACACCCTCAACCGGGCGCTGACCGCGATCACGGAGCGCGGGTACTGGTCCGCCTACCCCGAGTCGCCCAGCCCCCGGGTCTACGGCGAGACCGCCGCCGCCGACGGCAAGGCCGCCTTCGAGGCGTACCTCGGCGGTGACTTCCCCCTCGACCAGCCGGGCGCGGCCGACCGGGTCGCCACCGAGGCCAGCCCGTTCGGTGTCGAACTGGGCGTCCGCTACCCGCACGCCGGCGCCGACGAGCTGGTCGCCGCCGCCTCCGCCGCCCTGCCCGCCTGGCGCGACGCTGGCCCGCAGGCCCGGGCGGGGGTCTGCCTGGAGATCCTCGACCGGCTGCACAAGCACATCTTCGAGCTGGCCAACGCGGTGCAGTTCACCAGCGGCCAGGCCTTCGTGATGGCGTTCCAGGCCGGCGGCGCGCACGCGCTGGACCGCGCGCTGGAGGCGGTCGCCTACGCGTACGCGGAGATGACCCGGCACCCGGGGACGGCGGGCTGGGAGAAGGCGGCCGGCAAGGGCGACCCGCTGCGGATGAGCAAGACCTTCCACGTGGTGCCCCGTGGCGTGGCGCTGGTGATCGGCTGCAACACCTTCCCGACCTGGAACTCGTACCCGGGGCTGTTCGCCTCGCTGGTGACGGGCAACCCGGTGGTCGTCAAGCCGCACCCGCGCGCGGTGCTGCCGCTGGCGATCACGGTGAAGTACGCCCGGGAGGTGCTCGCCGAGGCCGGCTTCGACCCGAACCTGGTGCTGCTCGCCCCCGAGGCCCCGGGCGAGAAGCTCGCCTCCACGCTGGCCCTGCACCCGGCCGTGAAGATCGTCGACTTCACCGGCTCCACCGAGTACGGCGACTGGCTGGAGGCCAACGCCCGGCAGGCGGCGGTCTACACCGAGAAGGCCGGGCTGAACACGGTGGTGATCGACTCCACCGACGACTTCGCCGGCATGTGCCGCAACCTCGGCTTCACCCTGACCCTCTACAGCGGCCAGATGTGCACCACGTCGCAGAACATCCTCATCCCCTCCGGGGGCATCGAGACCGACCAGGGGCACAAGAGCTTCGACGAGGTGGCGGGCGGGATCGCCGCGGCGGTCGCCAAGATCACCGCCGACCCGGCGCGCGGGGTGGAGCTGACCGGCGCGATCGTCAACGACGGGGTGCTGGAGCGCCTCGACGCGGTCACCAAGGTCGGCGAGGCGGTGCTGGAGTCGCGTACGGTCGAGCACCCGGCCTTCCCCGGCGCGGTGGTCCGCACCCCGACGGTGGTCAGGCTGGCGGCCGACGACACGGCGACCTACTCGCAGGAGTGGTTCGGGCCGATCTCGTTCGCCATCGCCACGGACTCCACGGCGCACAGCCTGGAGATCCTGCGCGCCACGGTCGGCGAGAAGGGCGCGCTCACCGCGGCGGTCTACTCCACCGACGAGGCGGTCCTCGACGCGGCCGAGGCGGCGGCGGTCGAGGTCGGGGTGCACCTGTCCTGCAACCTCACCGGCGGGGTCTTCGTGAACCAGTCGGCGGCCTTCTCCGACTTCCACGGCAGCGGCGCCAACGCGGCGGCCAACTCTGCCCTCACCGACGGCGCCTACGTCGCCAACCGGTTCCGCATCGTGCAGTCCCGCCGGCACGCCTGA
- a CDS encoding GNAT family N-acetyltransferase, whose product MTSTPAGSPPARRAKILRVRPRDAARVRALRLEMLADAPLAFLETLADAAARSHADYAARIASVSTGAGTAQFVADPGGRLVGHAGGTAAPGEPGLTVVYAVYVTPAWRGSGLLGDLVDAVAAWSRACGRPELMLEVVVGNDRAYRAYQRLGFVDTGVRVPHPTVPALTELQMRRPA is encoded by the coding sequence ATGACGAGCACGCCCGCCGGGTCGCCGCCCGCGCGGCGGGCGAAGATCCTCCGGGTCCGACCGCGCGACGCCGCCCGGGTGCGGGCCCTGCGGCTGGAGATGCTCGCCGACGCCCCGCTGGCCTTCCTGGAGACCCTCGCCGACGCGGCGGCCCGGTCGCACGCGGACTACGCGGCCCGGATCGCATCCGTCTCCACCGGGGCGGGCACCGCGCAGTTCGTCGCGGACCCGGGCGGCAGGCTCGTCGGGCACGCCGGCGGCACGGCGGCCCCCGGGGAACCGGGGCTGACCGTGGTCTACGCCGTCTACGTCACCCCGGCCTGGCGGGGCAGCGGCCTCCTCGGCGACCTCGTCGACGCCGTGGCGGCCTGGTCGCGGGCCTGCGGGCGCCCCGAACTGATGCTGGAGGTCGTGGTCGGCAACGACCGGGCCTACCGCGCGTACCAGCGGCTGGGCTTCGTCGACACCGGCGTACGCGTCCCGCACCCCACCGTGCCGGCGCTCACCGAACTCCAGATGCGCCGCCCGGCCTGA
- a CDS encoding cold-shock protein: MAQGTVKWFNSEKGYGFIAVDGGQDVFVHFSAIEMDGYKALDDGQRVEFEIAQGQKGPQAERVRVVA, from the coding sequence GTGGCACAGGGCACCGTGAAATGGTTCAACTCCGAAAAGGGCTACGGCTTCATCGCCGTCGACGGCGGGCAGGACGTCTTCGTCCACTTCTCGGCGATCGAGATGGACGGCTACAAGGCGTTGGACGACGGCCAGCGGGTCGAGTTCGAGATCGCCCAGGGCCAGAAGGGCCCCCAGGCCGAGCGCGTGCGCGTCGTCGCCTGA
- the groL gene encoding chaperonin GroEL (60 kDa chaperone family; promotes refolding of misfolded polypeptides especially under stressful conditions; forms two stacked rings of heptamers to form a barrel-shaped 14mer; ends can be capped by GroES; misfolded proteins enter the barrel where they are refolded when GroES binds), with translation MAKMIAFDEEARRGLERGMNQLADAVKVTLGPKGRNVVLEKKWGAPTITNDGVSIAKEIELEDPYEKIGAELVKEVAKKTDDVAGDGTTTATVLAQALVREGLRNVAAGANPIALKRGIEAAVASVSEELLKLAKDVETKEQIASTASISAGDTSVGEIIAEAMDKVGKEGVITVEESNTFGLELELTEGMRFDKGYISAYFMTDPERMEAVFDDPYLLIVNSKISSVKDLLPILEKVMQSGKPLLIIAEDIEGEALATLVVNKVRGTFKSVAVKAPGFGDRRKAMLADIAILTGGQVISEEVGLKLDAVGLDMLGRARKVVVTKDETTIVDGAGDAEQIQGRVNQIRAEIDRSDSDYDREKLQERLAKLAGGVAVIKVGAATEVELKERKHRIEDAVRNAKAAVEEGIVPGGGVALVQAGKTAFDKLDLVGDEATGAQIVKIALDAPLRQIAVNAGLEGGVVVEHVRNLNPGHGLNAANGEYVDLLAAGIIDPAKVTRSALQNAASIAALFLTTEAVVADKPEKTPAAPAGPGGGDMDF, from the coding sequence ATGGCCAAGATGATCGCGTTCGACGAAGAGGCTCGCCGCGGCCTCGAGCGGGGCATGAACCAGCTCGCCGACGCCGTGAAGGTGACGCTCGGCCCCAAGGGCCGCAACGTCGTGCTCGAGAAGAAGTGGGGTGCCCCCACCATCACCAACGATGGTGTGAGCATCGCCAAGGAGATCGAGCTCGAGGACCCCTACGAGAAGATCGGCGCCGAGCTGGTCAAGGAGGTCGCCAAGAAGACCGACGACGTCGCCGGTGACGGCACGACGACGGCGACCGTCCTGGCCCAGGCCCTGGTCCGCGAGGGCCTGCGCAACGTGGCCGCCGGTGCCAACCCGATCGCCCTGAAGCGGGGCATCGAGGCCGCCGTGGCCAGCGTCTCGGAGGAGCTGCTCAAGCTCGCCAAGGACGTCGAGACCAAGGAGCAGATCGCCTCCACCGCCTCCATCTCCGCCGGTGACACCAGCGTCGGCGAGATCATCGCCGAGGCGATGGACAAGGTGGGCAAGGAAGGCGTCATCACCGTCGAGGAGAGCAACACCTTCGGGCTGGAGCTGGAGCTCACCGAGGGTATGCGCTTCGACAAGGGCTACATCTCGGCCTACTTCATGACCGACCCGGAGCGCATGGAGGCCGTCTTCGACGACCCCTACCTCCTGATCGTCAACAGCAAGATCTCGTCGGTGAAGGACCTGCTTCCGATCCTGGAGAAGGTCATGCAGTCGGGCAAGCCGCTGCTGATCATCGCCGAGGACATCGAGGGCGAGGCCCTGGCGACCCTGGTCGTCAACAAGGTCCGGGGCACCTTCAAGTCGGTCGCCGTCAAGGCGCCGGGCTTCGGTGACCGCCGCAAGGCCATGCTCGCCGACATCGCCATCCTCACCGGTGGCCAGGTCATCAGCGAGGAGGTCGGCCTCAAGCTGGACGCCGTCGGCCTCGACATGCTGGGCCGCGCCCGCAAGGTCGTGGTGACCAAGGACGAGACCACCATCGTCGACGGTGCCGGTGACGCGGAGCAGATCCAGGGCCGGGTCAACCAGATCCGGGCCGAGATCGACCGGAGCGACTCCGACTACGACCGCGAGAAGCTGCAGGAGCGGCTGGCCAAGCTGGCCGGCGGCGTCGCGGTGATCAAGGTCGGCGCGGCCACCGAGGTCGAGCTGAAGGAGCGCAAGCACCGCATCGAGGACGCCGTCCGCAACGCGAAGGCCGCCGTCGAGGAGGGCATCGTCCCGGGTGGTGGCGTCGCGCTGGTGCAGGCCGGCAAGACCGCCTTCGACAAGCTGGACCTGGTCGGCGACGAGGCGACCGGTGCGCAGATCGTCAAGATCGCGCTGGACGCCCCGCTGCGGCAGATCGCCGTCAACGCCGGTCTCGAGGGTGGCGTGGTCGTCGAGCACGTTCGCAACCTCAACCCGGGTCACGGCCTCAACGCCGCCAACGGCGAGTACGTCGACCTGCTGGCCGCGGGCATCATCGACCCGGCCAAGGTGACCCGCTCGGCGTTGCAGAACGCCGCGTCGATCGCGGCGCTCTTCCTCACCACCGAGGCCGTCGTGGCGGACAAGCCGGAGAAGACCCCGGCCGCCCCGGCTGGTCCGGGTGGCGGGGACATGGACTTCTGA
- a CDS encoding GNAT family N-acetyltransferase produces the protein MDLKIVELGPDRLPAVVELCGRALDLPEDAAEAPAVVDALWARAAAHRPVFAWGAHRQGRLVGVLVGSLAAGDGDARGHVDLVAVAPQERRKGVGRALLAVAEARFAELGAVEVLLAGNPPHYAWPGIDVRYTPAICAALALGYRQDRTAWNMTADLSYDDSPALRPTEPAEERLAGQGVTVRRAGAGDLPALAEFARATFGGAWDAELAGSVGREGAGCHLAERGGEVLGFAAYGSSRPSWFGPMGTAPAAEGSGIGGVLLRRCLRDQRAAGVSAAQIGWVGPVPFYSGSAGARIERVFFLYRRSLRG, from the coding sequence ATGGACCTGAAGATCGTCGAGCTGGGGCCCGACCGGCTGCCCGCCGTGGTGGAGCTCTGCGGGCGGGCACTGGACCTGCCGGAGGACGCGGCCGAGGCGCCGGCCGTCGTGGACGCCCTCTGGGCGCGGGCCGCCGCCCACCGCCCGGTGTTCGCGTGGGGCGCGCACCGGCAGGGACGCCTCGTCGGCGTGCTCGTCGGTTCCCTCGCCGCCGGCGACGGCGACGCCCGTGGTCACGTCGACCTGGTCGCGGTGGCACCGCAGGAGCGGCGAAAGGGTGTCGGGAGGGCCCTGCTGGCGGTCGCCGAGGCGCGCTTCGCCGAGCTCGGCGCGGTGGAGGTGCTGCTCGCTGGCAACCCGCCGCACTACGCCTGGCCCGGCATCGACGTGCGCTACACCCCGGCGATCTGCGCCGCGCTGGCGCTCGGCTACCGGCAGGACCGCACGGCGTGGAACATGACCGCCGACCTGTCGTACGACGACTCGCCCGCGCTGCGCCCGACGGAGCCGGCGGAGGAGCGGCTGGCCGGGCAGGGCGTCACGGTCCGCCGCGCCGGGGCGGGCGACCTGCCGGCGCTGGCGGAGTTCGCCCGTGCCACCTTCGGCGGGGCCTGGGACGCCGAGCTGGCCGGCTCGGTGGGCCGGGAGGGAGCCGGTTGCCACCTGGCCGAACGCGGCGGCGAGGTGCTCGGCTTCGCCGCGTACGGCTCGTCGCGGCCGAGCTGGTTCGGCCCGATGGGCACCGCCCCGGCGGCGGAGGGCTCGGGGATCGGCGGGGTGCTGCTGCGCCGCTGCCTGCGCGACCAACGGGCGGCGGGCGTGTCGGCGGCGCAGATCGGCTGGGTCGGGCCGGTCCCGTTCTACTCGGGCAGCGCGGGTGCCCGGATCGAACGCGTCTTCTTCCTGTACCGCAGGTCACTGCGGGGCTGA
- a CDS encoding ArsR/SmtB family transcription factor — MSSNERIPDYDLDEMLVVTAPAQLRALADPLRATLLELLLKRAATVTELARAVDRPKSSVAYHVTALVDAGLLKVVRTRRVRAIDERYYGRVARTLYIGVLTRPEDRQVATAVNGLAEAVAESAAAHAADELRCTLVHARIPIEDVRAFWAEVQALTRRFAQIPRSGDQVYGFVAGLYPTDAPTLPEPDPDPEPKAEPAG; from the coding sequence ATGTCGAGCAATGAGCGGATCCCGGACTACGACCTCGACGAGATGCTCGTGGTCACCGCGCCCGCGCAACTTCGCGCGCTGGCCGACCCCCTGCGCGCCACCCTCCTGGAGCTGCTCCTGAAGCGGGCCGCCACAGTGACCGAGCTGGCCCGGGCGGTCGACCGGCCGAAGAGCAGCGTCGCCTACCACGTGACCGCGCTCGTCGACGCCGGCCTGCTCAAGGTGGTGCGGACCCGGCGGGTGCGGGCGATCGACGAGCGGTACTACGGCCGGGTCGCCCGCACGCTCTACATAGGCGTGCTCACCCGCCCCGAGGACAGACAGGTCGCGACCGCCGTCAACGGGCTCGCGGAGGCCGTCGCCGAATCCGCCGCGGCCCACGCCGCCGACGAACTGCGCTGCACCCTCGTCCACGCCCGCATCCCGATCGAGGACGTACGCGCGTTCTGGGCCGAGGTGCAGGCGCTGACCCGCCGCTTCGCCCAGATCCCCCGGTCCGGCGACCAGGTGTACGGGTTCGTCGCCGGCCTCTACCCCACCGACGCGCCGACCCTTCCCGAGCCCGACCCCGACCCGGAGCCGAAAGCCGAGCCGGCCGGCTGA